A single window of Bacteroidota bacterium DNA harbors:
- a CDS encoding glycosyltransferase family 39 protein yields MFTTYFSAEQILFFVFIALLHFTSIYFFSFKKNIKYAILFLFVGALAARLFLISFEDYFHLWDEQFHALVAKNMMEYPFSPMLYKNFPLKFDHDDWTACHIWLHKQPFFLWQMALSMKILGVTPFAARLPSAIMTSLLVPIIFRMGKLTVNARVGYLAGFLFAVCNYLLDFNTGQYNTDHNDIAFIFYVTLSLWAYTEYSFENKSRYVWLIGFFSGLAILNKWLPGLLVFSGWTVTLFFIQGTTNRKNELKNILKALAACIITFLPWQIYKATRFPVDSAVEYKYYALHFTEPLDGHSGNIWYHFNLAIEQYGQIAAYALPIALFILLRNIKNFTLRVCYLTCVVAVYLFFTISKTKMPAFCLIVSPILFLALGNLLNRIIDYLYRIKLVLIPEKDMSVTSNSNQTINKPKEFEISKSLLPFTEFFLLLSIGIVSFNIEKLQANHTDWIKNDGRAWCNKHIIRATEFGKSIKGKYDEEKTLIVNCKETDNIPIMFFSGYPAYNRIPNSEEYARLKKNGYKILYLDDFSFKPDYLTNDPAILYINYFGKSNSIHLKTINGKYVCVDGGLNHLVVANRENASTWETFSLIQFENNTCAISAYDTHLLSAELGQHNEITAIRTRIADWETFILVKLDSDFVAFKATNGKYISVDEKSSQLFARSDTIGKQEKFEMINK; encoded by the coding sequence TTGTTTACAACGTATTTTTCAGCCGAGCAGATTTTATTTTTTGTGTTTATTGCATTGCTGCATTTTACAAGCATATACTTTTTTTCTTTTAAGAAAAACATAAAGTATGCAATACTCTTTTTATTTGTCGGAGCATTGGCCGCCAGATTATTCTTAATAAGCTTTGAAGACTATTTTCATCTCTGGGATGAGCAGTTTCATGCACTTGTCGCAAAAAACATGATGGAGTACCCCTTCTCGCCAATGTTATATAAAAATTTCCCTTTGAAGTTCGATCACGATGATTGGACCGCGTGCCATATCTGGCTGCATAAGCAACCCTTTTTCTTATGGCAGATGGCGTTAAGTATGAAAATTTTGGGGGTTACGCCTTTTGCTGCCCGCTTGCCAAGCGCCATAATGACTTCATTGTTGGTCCCTATTATTTTTCGCATGGGAAAACTTACGGTTAATGCAAGGGTGGGTTATCTTGCTGGATTTCTTTTTGCAGTTTGCAATTATCTTCTCGATTTCAATACAGGTCAGTACAATACGGATCACAATGATATTGCTTTTATATTCTATGTTACACTAAGTCTTTGGGCTTATACTGAATACTCCTTTGAAAATAAATCCAGATATGTCTGGCTTATTGGTTTTTTTTCAGGACTTGCCATACTTAATAAATGGCTGCCTGGTCTTTTGGTTTTTTCAGGATGGACTGTTACACTATTTTTTATTCAAGGAACAACAAATAGGAAGAATGAATTAAAAAATATTTTGAAAGCCCTAGCTGCATGTATAATAACTTTCCTTCCCTGGCAGATTTATAAGGCAACAAGATTTCCTGTCGACAGTGCTGTGGAGTATAAATATTATGCTCTTCATTTTACTGAACCTTTGGATGGACACTCAGGAAACATCTGGTATCATTTCAATCTGGCTATTGAGCAATACGGACAAATAGCAGCTTACGCTTTGCCCATAGCCCTATTTATACTATTACGGAATATAAAAAATTTCACCCTTAGAGTTTGTTATTTAACTTGTGTTGTTGCTGTTTATCTTTTTTTTACAATTTCAAAAACAAAAATGCCGGCATTTTGTTTAATTGTTTCACCAATACTATTTCTTGCCTTGGGGAATTTATTGAATAGAATTATTGATTATTTATATCGAATTAAGTTAGTACTAATTCCTGAAAAAGATATGAGTGTAACTTCAAATAGCAATCAGACGATAAATAAACCAAAAGAATTTGAAATAAGTAAATCTTTGTTGCCTTTCACTGAATTTTTTTTGTTGCTCTCTATTGGTATAGTAAGTTTCAACATTGAAAAGCTTCAGGCAAATCATACCGATTGGATAAAAAACGATGGCAGAGCATGGTGTAATAAACATATTATTAGAGCAACAGAGTTCGGAAAATCAATCAAAGGAAAATATGACGAAGAAAAAACGTTGATCGTTAATTGCAAAGAAACCGATAATATCCCCATTATGTTTTTTTCCGGCTATCCGGCTTATAACAGAATCCCAAACTCTGAAGAGTATGCCCGCCTTAAAAAAAATGGATATAAAATATTATACCTTGATGATTTTTCTTTTAAACCTGATTATTTAACAAACGACCCGGCTATTTTGTATATAAATTACTTTGGTAAAAGCAATTCGATACACCTGAAAACCATTAACGGAAAATATGTTTGTGTTGACGGAGGACTCAATCATCTCGTTGTGGCTAATAGGGAAAATGCTTCAACATGGGAAACATTTTCATTGATCCAGTTTGAAAACAACACCTGTGCAATTAGCGCATATGATACTCATCTTTTATCCGCAGAATTAGGGCAGCACAATGAAATTACTGCCATTAGAACCAGAATTGCTGACTGGGAAACATTTATATTAGTTAAACTTGATAGCGATTTTGTTGCCTTTAAAGCCACAAACGGCAAATACATTAGCGTTGACGAAAAATCATCACAGCTTTTTGCAAGAAGTGATACAATAGGCAAACAGGAGAAATTTGAGATGATAAACAAATAA
- a CDS encoding MBOAT family protein — MLFSSTFFLLYFLPVFLTIYFIIPSRFKNLFTLIASILFFAWGAPKFVFVLSAAVIVDFFIAQLIHKNEGRKRKLFLAIGVVFNVSVLLYFKYFNFFMDNFNVLLNDFGLHSFSFTRVALPIGISFFVFHEMSYIIDVHRRVKPPMNNIINYGLYIFLFPQLIAGPIIRFNEIADQIQNRNFQDNIDNRLLGLFRFAIGLAKKVLIANVLGAEADQIFKLPYEELTALSSWVGALCYTFQIYFDFSGYSDMAIGLARTMGFIFPENFNNPYISQSITEFWRRWHMSLSRWMRDYLYISLGGNKVSVPRMYFNLCFVFLISGFWHGAQWTFIVWGAYHGLFLVLDRLFLIKLTSYIGKIPRIIFTFFVVIVGWIFFRSETIGQAFQFLKKMFSFSYKEYSLAPHLLTVFVAAIIFSFITPFLRIIKSELNENILPMSIGKAAFGVLTIVVFMIVCIGQITASGFNPFIYFKF; from the coding sequence ATGCTTTTCAGCAGTACCTTTTTTCTTCTTTATTTTCTTCCTGTTTTCCTAACCATTTATTTTATTATTCCTTCCCGGTTCAAGAACCTCTTCACGCTGATTGCCAGCATTTTATTCTTTGCATGGGGTGCGCCAAAATTTGTTTTTGTTTTATCTGCTGCGGTCATCGTGGATTTTTTTATTGCACAGCTCATTCACAAAAATGAAGGTAGAAAAAGAAAACTCTTTCTTGCTATCGGAGTCGTATTCAATGTTTCCGTCTTGCTGTATTTCAAGTACTTCAATTTTTTCATGGATAACTTTAATGTGTTGCTGAATGATTTTGGATTGCATTCGTTTTCTTTTACACGCGTTGCGCTTCCCATCGGCATTTCATTTTTTGTTTTTCATGAGATGAGCTACATCATAGATGTGCACAGGCGGGTTAAACCTCCTATGAATAATATTATCAATTATGGTTTGTATATTTTTCTTTTTCCGCAACTGATTGCAGGACCTATCATTCGCTTCAATGAAATTGCCGACCAGATTCAAAACAGAAATTTTCAGGACAACATTGATAATCGTTTGCTGGGATTATTTCGTTTTGCAATCGGATTGGCAAAAAAAGTTTTGATTGCAAACGTTTTGGGTGCAGAAGCGGATCAAATTTTCAAATTACCATACGAAGAACTTACCGCGTTGTCATCTTGGGTCGGAGCATTGTGTTATACGTTTCAGATTTATTTCGACTTTTCCGGCTACTCCGACATGGCAATCGGGTTGGCACGCACCATGGGATTTATTTTCCCAGAAAACTTTAACAACCCATACATCTCCCAAAGCATCACGGAATTCTGGAGAAGGTGGCATATGTCGCTCAGCCGATGGATGCGCGATTATCTCTACATTTCTTTAGGCGGAAACAAAGTTTCAGTGCCGCGCATGTATTTTAATTTATGCTTCGTGTTTCTCATTTCAGGATTCTGGCACGGAGCGCAGTGGACATTTATTGTCTGGGGGGCTTATCACGGATTGTTCCTTGTACTGGACAGGTTGTTTCTCATAAAGCTCACTTCTTACATAGGGAAAATACCAAGAATCATATTTACATTTTTCGTAGTGATTGTCGGGTGGATATTCTTCCGTTCTGAAACAATCGGGCAGGCATTTCAGTTTCTGAAAAAGATGTTCTCATTTTCTTATAAGGAATACTCACTTGCGCCACACTTGCTGACCGTATTTGTTGCTGCAATTATTTTTTCATTCATCACGCCTTTTTTAAGAATAATAAAGTCAGAACTCAACGAAAACATCCTTCCGATGAGTATTGGAAAGGCTGCTTTCGGTGTTTTGACAATTGTTGTATTCATGATTGTCTGCATAGGACAAATTACTGCCAGTGGGTTTAACCCCTTTATCTATTTCAAGTTTTGA